One genomic region from Lycorma delicatula isolate Av1 chromosome 9, ASM4794821v1, whole genome shotgun sequence encodes:
- the LOC142329981 gene encoding 2-(3-amino-3-carboxypropyl)histidine synthase subunit 2-like — translation MKFIRDGLSDCDVVMAEPIKNKNHSCACSKTCCLLSGGTEHSIYKLGRGYCLDNSNESKDIVFIGPKESRLLYNFRISLSGNMYCYSGNGQLEPVDIGKTLQRCWYFIEKLRDAKTVGIIVGTLGVNGFLEAIRRVSTLIRRKGKKCYVISIGKPTVAKLANFPETYSYFSVSRILETNRYCQEVLIVAESLGCRRDRNVCAVLENKKDFYQPVVSIIEAEMALNETRSWSEISTSDSSDFRDVIPVAVAPVFTDWSCCDCSIN, via the exons atga AATTTATTCGTGATGGATTATCTGACTGTGATGTTGTTATGGCTgaacctattaaaaataaaaatcacagttGCGCATGCTCAAAGACATGCTGCCTTTTAAGTGGTGGTACAGaacattctatttataaattaggaCGTGGTTATTGTCTAGATAATAGTAATGAGTCAAAAGATATCGTGTTTATTGGGCCAAAAGAATCAcgattactttataattttcgcATATCGCTAAGCg gaaatatGTATTGTTACTCTGGAAATGGCCAGTTGGAACCTGTTGATATTGGAAAAACTTTGCAGCGTTGTTGgtattttattgagaaattaagaGATGCAAAAACTGTCGGTATAATTGTAGGAACGCTTGGTGTAAATGGGTTTTTAGAAGCAATCAGAAGAGTTTCTACTCTTATAAGAAGAAAAgggaaaaaatgttatgtaatttcaATCGGTAAACCAACTGTAGCAAAATTGGCTAATTTCCCAGag ACTTactcatatttttcagtttccaGGATACTAGAAACAAATAGATATTGTCAAGAGGTTCTAATTGTTGCCGAATCATTAGGTTGCAGAAGAG ATAGAAATGTATGTGCAGTTCTGGAAAACAAAAAAGACTTCTATCAGCCAGTTGTATCTATAATAGAAGCAGAAATGGCATTGAATGAAACAAGATCATGGAGTGAAATTTCAACCAGTGATTCCAGTGATTTTAGAGATGTTATACCAG